The following is a genomic window from Candidatus Effluviviaceae Genus V sp..
AAGACGAGAGGTAGATGTTCCACGGGTTGTCGGTGAAGTTCGAGCCGCTGATCCCGGGCCGGCTCTCCCGTCCCCAACAGAGGACCCCGACCGATGTCAGACCCGTGAACGAGCAACCGGTGATCGTGGGCGAGCTCCGAAGACAGCGGATACCGACCACGCTCTCCGTGAACGTGCAGCGGTCGACGTCGCCGTCGGAGACATTCATCTCAAGGCAGGCGTCCGCGTGCAGGAAATCGCAGCGGGCGAACGACGAGCCGGCCGACGCGTACACGCTGATACCGTCCCAGTCACCGACAGCGGGAGACGCGGTCGACGACCTGAACGCGATGCGCGAGCCCGACGTGCCGGCCGCGACGATCGCCGACCCGGCGTCGGTCGTGAGCGAGCCGCCCGGTTCGAAGCGCACCTCGGTCCCGCCCTCGATCGTGAGCGTCGCCTCGAACCGAACGCGGACGTCTCCCGTCACGATGTACGGCGTCCCGGAAGGTCCCCAGGTCGTGTCGCTGAGGACGTTCCCGGAGATGATCGTCTCTGCGCCGACCGTCCCGCAGAGGGCCAGGGCCAGACCGCAGGCGAACCACGGAAGCCTCATTCCCGTCCTTCTCTCACCGCTCGTCCGTCTCACTCAGGTGTTCGTACCCTGTCCGCGTCAGCTCCCGCTCGCCGCCCTCTCCGGTCACGACGCGACGGCCCTGAGCCCGGGGAACCACACGTCCGATCGGCGTCACGGCCGTGCCCGTCACGGCGCGCACGTGCTCAACCGTTCTCTCGAGCTCCGAGCCCGGGATCGTGACAATGAGTTCGAACTCCTCGCCGCTTCCGAGGGCCAGCTCGAGCCGACCGACACCCAGCATCTCTCCCACCCGCGCGGTCTCGGACGCGACCGGCACCGCGTCCTCCTCGATCTCGACGCCGACGCCGCTCTCGGCGGCGATGTGCAGCAGGTCGCTCGAGAGGCCGTCGCTCACGTCGATCATCGCGTGCGGGGTGGCGACATCGATGATCGCCTGCGCCTCGGCGACGCGCGCGACGGGGCGGCGGTGTCGGCTCCTGACGGCCGCAACGTCCGCGTTCTCGTCGAGGTCCGACGCCAGCGAACGCAGCCCGGCCTCGGCGCCTCCGAAGTGTCCCGTCACGATGATCGTGTCGCCGACGACCGCTCCCGACCGCGGAACGATCCGCTCCTGGTCGGCCGCCCCGATGAGCGCGATCGAGACGACGAGCCCGCCGGGCGTCCCGACGATGTCGCCGCCGACGACCTCGCCCCCGTGCCGCGAGAGGACGTCGAGCATCCCGTCGTAGAGCCTGTCGATGCCGTTGTCCGGGAGGTCGTCGGGGACACAGAGCGAGACGACCGCCTTCGTCGGGAAGCCACCCATGGCAGCAATGTCGCTGAGATTCGCCGTCATGCACTTCGCGCCGATGTCCTCGAATGTCGCGAAGCACCGCCGGAAGTGGACGTCCTCGACGAAGATGTCGGACGTGAGAAGCAGGAGCCCCTTGCCCGGCTCGATGACGGCCGCGTCGTCGCCCGGGCCGATCACGGTCCTGGGTGCCGGCGCGCCGATGCGGCGGCGGATGGCCTTGATGAGGTCGAGCTCGCCCCGTCGGGACATCACAGCTCCTCGAGACATCTGAGGCCTGAGTCGGCGAGGACCGCGGCGCCCATCCAGAGGACGTCCTCGTCGATGTCGAACTTCGGGTGGTGCCAGGGGTACGTGATGCCCTTCTTCCTGTTGCCGGCGCCCGTCCTGAACATCATCCCGGGAACCTCGTTGACGAAGAAGGCGAAGTCCTCGCCTCCCATGGAGGGCTCCGGAAGCTCGACGACCGCCCGGCGTCCGAGCAGCGCCCGACCGCTCTTCCGGACGATGTCGGTGATCCGGGAATCGCACTGAAGGACGGGATAGCCGCGCGTGTACTCGAACTCGTAGCCGCCCCCGCCCGACTTCGCCACGCGGGCCGCCGTCTGTTCGATCATCTTCTCAACGAGTTTCCGGTCCTTCGCGTCGAGCGTTCTGGCGGTCCCCTCGTACTCAACGCGGTCTGCGATGATGTTCCTGCGGTAGCCCCCCTTCACCGTGCCGAGGGTCACGACGACCGGGTGCGTCGGATTGATGCGCCTGCTCGGGATCGTCTGGAGCGCGAGCGCGACCTGTGAGCCGAGCACGATCGCATCGACACCGAGGTGCGGCTTCGCGCCGTGGGCCGCCTCGCCAAGGACGACCAGCCGGAAGTCGTCGGCGGCCGCCATCATCGGTCCCTCCCGGACGCCGACCTTCCCGATGGGGATCATCGGGTCGACGTGCACGCCGAGGATCACGTCGACGTCGGGCTTCTTCAGGACACCGTCCTCGATCATCGCCTGGGCGCCGCCCGGCGGCGCCTCCTCACACGGCTGGAAGAGGAACTTGAACGTGCCCGAGAATCGCTCTCTCCGTTCGGAGAGCAGCATCGCGGCGCCGAGGAGCGTCGTCGTGTTGGCGTCGTGGCCGCAGGCGTGCATCACGCCCTCGACGGTCGACCTGTAGGCCACTTCGTTCTGCTCGGTGATCGGGAGGGCATCCATGTCGGCGCGCATAGCGACGGTCTTCCCCTTGCCCGTCCCCTTCAGGAGACCGACGACGCCGGTCTTCGCCACACCCTTCGTGACCTTGATATCGAGGCGCTCGAGCGTCTTCGCGATGAGCGCCGACGTGCGCGTCTCCTCGTAGCCCAGCTCCGGGTGCATGTGGATGTCGCGCCTGATGTCCGAGAGCTTCTTCGCCAGGCGCTTCGCGTCCTTCAGGATGTTCTCAGACATCGCTCCCCCTGTTTGGTCGTGCGCCGATCGGCCGCCGTGGCGACCTCACACCGGATTCTCAGCCCGTCAGGTCCCTCGTGCCCTCGACCGACAGCAGCGCTTCGGGCAGGGCGTCCAGCACGTCCCCGGCCAGCATCCCTCTCGAGCCCATGCGCGTCTCGACGATGTCGCCCGCGAGACCGTGCACGTACGCGCCGAGGGCCGCCGCCTCGAACGGCTCGAGTCCCTGGCCGATGAGCGAGGCGATGACCCCGGTCAGGACATCCCCGGTTCCTCCGCTCGCCAACCCGACGCCCCCGGTCGGGTTCAGCCAGGTCTCTCCGCCCGGCTCCGCGACGATCGTGCCCGAGCCCTTGAGCACTACGACGGCCCGCGTACGCCTCGCCGCCTCGAGCGCAGTCTCTCGGCGCGCGGAAGTCACTGAAGCGACATCCGTGTCGAGGAGCCGCGCCATCTCTCCCGGATGAGGCGTGAGGACGAGCTCCGCCGACCCCGTACGGGCGCCGATGAGATCGACGTCGAGCGCATTCAGCGCGTCGGCGTCGAGCACGCACGGCACCACGGCCTGCCTCACGAGCTCTCTCACGACCGCCACCGTCTCGGGATGGGTCGAGAGACCGGGACCGACGGCGGCAACGTTCGCATTCTCAAGCAGTTCCCGAACCGGCTCGAGCGCATGCTGCGACAGCGTGCGGTCGGTCGTCGCCGGCATCGGTCGGGTGATCGCCTCCGTCAGCTTCGTCTCCAGGATGTCGTTCACGCCGGCCGGGCAGGCGACGAACACAAGGCCCGAGCCCGTCCGCAGGGCGGACGTCGCGGCCAGCGCGGCGGCGCCTGTGTAGCCCGCGGACCCGGCGACGACGACCACGCGCCCGAAGCTCCCTTTGTGCGAGTCGGGGCTTCTGGCCGGCAGGAGAGCCGCGGCCTCATCCGGCAGCATCACGTTGTCGTCGACCCCGACGTGCTCGATGGCCTCGTCCGGCATCCCGATATCGACGACGAACAGCTCCCCGACGACCCGGGGTCCCTCGCCGAGGAAGAACCCGCGCTTGGGGAGCGCCATCGTACACGTCCAGTCGGCACGGACGCATTCACCTTCGGCATCGCCGGTCGTCGCGTTCAGCCCGGAGGGGACATCGACGGCGACGACCGGCCGACCGGCCGCGTTGATCCGCTCGATGACGTGCCCGGACAGCCCGCGCGGCGCACCCGAGAAGCCCGTGCCGAAAAGGGCGTCGACGACGGCCGATGCGCTCGAGAGGGACTCGACGAGCTCGGGAAGATGCTCTGGCTCCGTGAGCTCCATCACTTCGTCCGGGTCGAGGCGGTCGAGGTTGACGCGGGCGTCCCCCGAGACATCCTCGGCAGTACCGACGAGGAACACGCGGACAGCCATGCCGTTGGTCAGCAGGTCGCGGGCGATGACGAAGCCGTCGCCCCCGTTGTTTCCCTTGCCGCAGACCACCACGACGCGGTCGCCCTCTGACAGATCGGCGACCCTCTCGAGCCTGCGCGCCGTCCCGAGTCCGGCCCGCTCCATGAGGTCGATACCCGGAACGCCCATCCCTTTGATGGCGCGCTCGTCGATGGCCCGCATCGTGTCTGCAGTCACGAGCTTCATGATACTCCCTGCGCTAGTCCTCGATGACGACGACCGCCTGTGCGGCGCGTTCCGAGTGAGAGAGACTGACGTGGGCGCTGCCGTCGCCCAGAAGCTCGCGGCAGCGTCTGTGAAGACGGAGGGTCGGGGCGCCGCTCCGTTCGTGGACGACCTCGACGTCGGTCCATCGCATGCCCGGCGCGAGTCCCGTCCGGAGGGCCTTCAGAAACGCCTCCTTGGCCGCGAAGAGCGCGGCGTAGGACGCCATACGCTCCCGGAACCTCTCGCAGTGTTCGATCTCCTGCTCGGTGAAGAGATACCGGAGGAACCCCGGCCTCGATCGTGCGACGACTTCCTCGAAGTGTGAGATCTCGACGACGTCGGTCCCGACCCCTCGGATCATGCTGACCTATCCGTCCTCGTCGGCCATCAGCTGGTCGACGATGGTGACCAGCTCCGCGATGTCGTCGATCTCGTAGTCCGCGCCGGAGCGGGTGGCGCCGGAGGTGTCCCCGTACTTCGCGTACACGGTCTTGATCCCGACGCCGTGCGCGCCCGTCATGTCGCGCGCGGGCCAGTCTCCGACCATCAGCACCTCGGAGGGCTTCATCTCCAGAAGCTCGATCGCGCGGAGGAAGGGCGCCGGGTCGGGCTTCCTGACGTTCGTGTCCTCGAAGGTGATGACGTGATCGAAGAAGTGCTCGAGCTGGAGGTAGCAGAGGCGCGACCAGGCCTGGAAGCGGGGAGCGTCCGAGAGGATCGAGAGTCTGAGGCCGCGCTTCGCGAGATCGAGAAGCGTCCGCTTGACGTGCGGGTAGAGAATCAGTGTGTACTCACGACCGCGACGGTAGCCGATGACGGCCGCCGTGTGGATCATGGGATCGATCTCGCCGTACTCCTCCATGAGGAACCGGTCGAAGACCCGCTGGTCCTCGATGCCCTCACGGTCGTAGATCTCGAAGAGGCGGCGCTTGGCTTCCTCGGGCGGCATCTCGAGACCCGCGTCGATCATCGCCTCAATGGCGGCGTCGATCGAGACCTCCTTCATTCTCATGAAGTCGGTCAGCGTGTTGTCGAGATCGAAAATGACGGCGCGTAACAAGGCTTCCCCCCTCGTGCGTGTCGGGCGCGGGCGGGACCTCTCGGGCACAACGCCGGCCGTCGGGGGCCGTGACCGGACGCCGGATCGTGTCAGGAGCTACTTCGTTCCCTCATTGACCCGGTTGCCGCGGCTGATCTCGCCGTTGTCGATCCTCAGATGAAAACCACAGTTCGGGTTCGAACACACCCACGCCTTGTAGGTGATCGCCGCCCCGTCGCGACCGTAGTCGGACAGCGGCACCAGCACACCCTTCTCACACATGCGGCAGGCAGGAAACGTGTTCGGCATCCTGTCACCCCCCATCCCGTTCTCGTACGCCTTCACCCGGACTCCCTCCAGCGCGGCGCCTCCGGCGACGCGCCTCACCTGATGCTCCTCAGTCGCCCGGACCGAGCTCGCCGCGCTTGGCACGCGCAGCAGCATTGTGCGCGAGACGCGTCGGCTCCGGCAGTCTGTAGCCCCGGCACGTCTCCAGCACGCGGGCGGCCGCGGTCTCGATGGTGACGGCGTGGCCGGGCGATACGAAGAGCGGCCGGGTGTTGTCTTTCGTTCTCAGGACGACGCCCACCTTGCGCCGTTTGACCAGCAGACTGCGCATCGATCCGCGCTTCTGCTTCGGTTCCTTGAACTCGCCGACGAGACGCGACTTGGCGCACCCTATCGACGGCCGTTCCAGGAGGATGCCCATGTGAGAAGCGAGCCCGAGACCGCGCGGATGTGCTATCCCCTGCCCGTCGAAGAAGAGGAGATCGGGCCGCGTCCCGAGCTTCTCCCAGGCCGCGCACACGACCGGGCCCTCACGGAACGACAGCAGACCCGGAACATACGGAAACGTCGGCTTCATCGAGGCCCACGAGACCTCGGTCGCTTCGAGCGAGCCGGGGTCGAGCACCACGATGGCCGCGTACAGGAGGTCGCGGCGCCGGTCGAACGCCACGTCGACGCCGCCGAACGTGTGAGGCTCGCCCCCGACATCGTCGAGGACGAGCTCCGCCACGAGCTCTTCCTGGATCCGGAACGCCTCCTGGACCGAGACGGCCCAGGGGTGTTTCGGGGCTCCCCTCATCCGCATCTCCAGTAGACTACAGAAGATAGCGTATCGGAGGGATGGACTGGAAGTCAACGCCGAAGTCGTGTAGCATCGGCGTGAATGAACAGGATTCGTTTTGCGGAGCGCCCGCGCATCGCAGCGTAGGACGCTTCACGTACACTGGAGGCGCCATGCGAAGAGGACTCTGGATCGTCGTCGTCATCGCCGTCATCGCGGCGGGGCTCGGGCTCGCTCTCCGTCAGGGAGGCGATCAGACCGAGGCCGAGATCGATGCCATCGTCGCGCTGACCGACCCCGCGGCCCGGTCGACGGCCGCACTCGAGTACGTGCTCGAGCATCCCGGACTCGAGCAGGAGCCGCTCTGGCGTGTCCTCGGTGTCGGTCTCGACAGCGCGGCCGAGGCGCACGGCGAAGAACGGGCCGTTGCCCTCGGTGAGTCGCTCGCCGCGCTCACGCTCCCGCCCGCGCACCGCCAGGAGGTTCTCTCCTATCTCGACTTCCGGTACATGCAGAGCGAGGACCCGGAGGCGTACGTGCGGGGCGAGGCCATTCTGCGCGAGCTCCTCGGCATGGAGGAGGTGACCTCACAGACGCTCGCCGTCTCGGCGTGGCTCCATGCGCAGCACCCGGAGACCGACAAGGAGCTCGCTCTCGAGGCGGCGATGCGGACTTACGCGCTCGCCGTCGAGGAGGGCACGGCCGAGTACGTGATCTATCCGGTCGATCTCGGATACCGCGCGTACGTCGAGTCGGTCGCCGAGCGCCGCGGCCTCGATGCAGGACTCGCTGCAGCGGACTCGCTCTTCGAGACGGCCCCGGACGAAACAGCGCGCGGGCTCGCGCTCGTCCAGACCTACCGTCTCGGCGTCGACGACGCTCCTCAGAAAGCGGGGCGAGCGGTCGATGACATGATGTCTCTCGCTGGATTCGAGGCGACCAGCCTCATGAACGAGGTCGCCTACGACATGGCGGAGCGCGGCTTCGAGCCCGACCTCGCTCTCGAACTGTCGGAAAGGGCTCTCGAGCTCGCGCCGTCCCGGCGAGACAGCGTCAACATTCTCGACACGGCGGGCTGGGCCGCGTATGCGGCAGGCCGCCACGACCTCGCCGTTCGCTACCTCGAGGAAGCGGTCGAGAAAATGTCCGAGTCGCTGTCGCTCGACGTCGTCATGGTCGACCACCTTCTGGACGCATACGATGCGGCCGGGGCGGAGGACAGGGCGATCGAGCTTCTGGCGACGGTCGCCGCGCGCTCACCCGACGCGGACGATCCGGCCCGCGGGCTCCTCGCAGACCGTCTCGAAGCCCGCGACGGCACCGCGGACGCGCTCGACGATATGGTAGCGGCGCTCCGCTACGAGGGCATCGAGCAGGCGCCCGACTTCTCCCTCCCCAACCGGGACGGCGAGGTCGTGTCGCTCGAGGACCTCCGGGGTGACGTCGTGGTGGTCGCGTTCTGGGGCTATGGCTGAGGCCCGTGCCGTGTGGAGTTTCCACACCTGGTCGAGCTC
Proteins encoded in this region:
- a CDS encoding deoxyribonuclease V, whose amino-acid sequence is MRMRGAPKHPWAVSVQEAFRIQEELVAELVLDDVGGEPHTFGGVDVAFDRRRDLLYAAIVVLDPGSLEATEVSWASMKPTFPYVPGLLSFREGPVVCAAWEKLGTRPDLLFFDGQGIAHPRGLGLASHMGILLERPSIGCAKSRLVGEFKEPKQKRGSMRSLLVKRRKVGVVLRTKDNTRPLFVSPGHAVTIETAAARVLETCRGYRLPEPTRLAHNAAARAKRGELGPGD
- a CDS encoding amidohydrolase; translation: MSENILKDAKRLAKKLSDIRRDIHMHPELGYEETRTSALIAKTLERLDIKVTKGVAKTGVVGLLKGTGKGKTVAMRADMDALPITEQNEVAYRSTVEGVMHACGHDANTTTLLGAAMLLSERRERFSGTFKFLFQPCEEAPPGGAQAMIEDGVLKKPDVDVILGVHVDPMIPIGKVGVREGPMMAAADDFRLVVLGEAAHGAKPHLGVDAIVLGSQVALALQTIPSRRINPTHPVVVTLGTVKGGYRRNIIADRVEYEGTARTLDAKDRKLVEKMIEQTAARVAKSGGGGYEFEYTRGYPVLQCDSRITDIVRKSGRALLGRRAVVELPEPSMGGEDFAFFVNEVPGMMFRTGAGNRKKGITYPWHHPKFDIDEDVLWMGAAVLADSGLRCLEEL
- the acpS gene encoding holo-[acyl-carrier-protein] synthase, with protein sequence MIRGVGTDVVEISHFEEVVARSRPGFLRYLFTEQEIEHCERFRERMASYAALFAAKEAFLKALRTGLAPGMRWTDVEVVHERSGAPTLRLHRRCRELLGDGSAHVSLSHSERAAQAVVVIED
- a CDS encoding NAD(P)H-hydrate dehydratase, which encodes MKLVTADTMRAIDERAIKGMGVPGIDLMERAGLGTARRLERVADLSEGDRVVVVCGKGNNGGDGFVIARDLLTNGMAVRVFLVGTAEDVSGDARVNLDRLDPDEVMELTEPEHLPELVESLSSASAVVDALFGTGFSGAPRGLSGHVIERINAAGRPVVAVDVPSGLNATTGDAEGECVRADWTCTMALPKRGFFLGEGPRVVGELFVVDIGMPDEAIEHVGVDDNVMLPDEAAALLPARSPDSHKGSFGRVVVVAGSAGYTGAAALAATSALRTGSGLVFVACPAGVNDILETKLTEAITRPMPATTDRTLSQHALEPVRELLENANVAAVGPGLSTHPETVAVVRELVRQAVVPCVLDADALNALDVDLIGARTGSAELVLTPHPGEMARLLDTDVASVTSARRETALEAARRTRAVVVLKGSGTIVAEPGGETWLNPTGGVGLASGGTGDVLTGVIASLIGQGLEPFEAAALGAYVHGLAGDIVETRMGSRGMLAGDVLDALPEALLSVEGTRDLTG
- a CDS encoding HAD-IA family hydrolase, which produces MLRAVIFDLDNTLTDFMRMKEVSIDAAIEAMIDAGLEMPPEEAKRRLFEIYDREGIEDQRVFDRFLMEEYGEIDPMIHTAAVIGYRRGREYTLILYPHVKRTLLDLAKRGLRLSILSDAPRFQAWSRLCYLQLEHFFDHVITFEDTNVRKPDPAPFLRAIELLEMKPSEVLMVGDWPARDMTGAHGVGIKTVYAKYGDTSGATRSGADYEIDDIAELVTIVDQLMADEDG
- the thiL gene encoding thiamine-phosphate kinase; protein product: MSRGAVMSRRGELDLIKAIRRRIGAPAPRTVIGPGDDAAVIEPGKGLLLLTSDIFVEDVHFRRCFATFEDIGAKCMTANLSDIAAMGGFPTKAVVSLCVPDDLPDNGIDRLYDGMLDVLSRHGGEVVGGDIVGTPGGLVVSIALIGAADQERIVPRSGAVVGDTIIVTGHFGGAEAGLRSLASDLDENADVAAVRSRHRRPVARVAEAQAIIDVATPHAMIDVSDGLSSDLLHIAAESGVGVEIEEDAVPVASETARVGEMLGVGRLELALGSGEEFELIVTIPGSELERTVEHVRAVTGTAVTPIGRVVPRAQGRRVVTGEGGERELTRTGYEHLSETDER
- a CDS encoding redoxin domain-containing protein, producing the protein MDWKSTPKSCSIGVNEQDSFCGAPAHRSVGRFTYTGGAMRRGLWIVVVIAVIAAGLGLALRQGGDQTEAEIDAIVALTDPAARSTAALEYVLEHPGLEQEPLWRVLGVGLDSAAEAHGEERAVALGESLAALTLPPAHRQEVLSYLDFRYMQSEDPEAYVRGEAILRELLGMEEVTSQTLAVSAWLHAQHPETDKELALEAAMRTYALAVEEGTAEYVIYPVDLGYRAYVESVAERRGLDAGLAAADSLFETAPDETARGLALVQTYRLGVDDAPQKAGRAVDDMMSLAGFEATSLMNEVAYDMAERGFEPDLALELSERALELAPSRRDSVNILDTAGWAAYAAGRHDLAVRYLEEAVEKMSESLSLDVVMVDHLLDAYDAAGAEDRAIELLATVAARSPDADDPARGLLADRLEARDGTADALDDMVAALRYEGIEQAPDFSLPNRDGEVVSLEDLRGDVVVVAFWGYG